The proteins below are encoded in one region of Juglans microcarpa x Juglans regia isolate MS1-56 chromosome 4D, Jm3101_v1.0, whole genome shotgun sequence:
- the LOC121259761 gene encoding la-related protein 1C: MASSSSANADSASATNQSPRHSTVGANTVGSPQSRRATRVVSSSLPPWTQIVRGQSEPVAAAPSSPSHTTAVTEPAVALVVVEESMGEGSENGPNGNAGKRPAWNKPSNGPAPDVGPVMGAASWPALSVSTRASAKPSSESSKCLSDIVSPVAASQGTGTTSSSSQKQVSNNANSNPTSNHSINTRQRSMKRHSVSTSSNGGLPLQQQAPPGAVIDGGLNIRSPKDHMQRSGFSSQSHSGNDHPPQRNSFKHRNGGSHLRGDGSHHHNYKGRHDHERGNSDWNAHRNFAGKDTHMQPQRVIHRFMRGPPPPQSSAPFIPPPTVRPYGRPIGFPDMPPPMVYVAAPSPESLRGMPFVAPIPPHALFFHASDPQLYTQIVNQIDYYFSNENLIKDTYLRQNMDDQGWVPIKLIAGFKKVMLLTENIQLILDAVRTSNVLEIQGDKVRRRNDWMKWIISPSVHFPEASGQQTSGKSSQDMLAAHVQSMALEEKTTDHSGAGGQADVHAVAIHSGLPSGDSSSLMQLSGGRITGVGVQAGSDHSISA, encoded by the exons aTGGCTTCGAGTAGTAGTGCGAACGCGGATTCGGCCTCGGCCACGAACCAATCGCCACGTCACTCAACCGTCGGCGCCAATACCGTCGGTAGTCCTCAATCGCGTCGCGCCACGAGGGTGGTGTCGTCCTCGCTGCCTCCGTGGACCCAAATCGTTCGCGGTCAATCTGAGCCGGTCGCCGCTGCTCCTTCTTCGCCCTCGCATACGACGGCTGTGACTGAGCCGGCTGTTgctttggtggtggtggaggaatCGATGGGGGAGGGCTCGGAGAATGGGCCGAATGGCAATGCGGGGAAGAGGCCGGCCTGGAACAAGCCTTCGAATGGGCCTGCCCCGGACGTTGGTCCGGTCATGGGTGCGGCCTCTTGGCCCGCTTTGTCGGTGTCCACTCGGGCCTCGGCTAAACCGTCTTCCGAATCTTCGAAATGCTTATCGGACATCGTATCGCCAGTCGCCGCGTCTCAG GGGACTGGAACAACATCTTCCTCTTCACAGAAACAAGTTAGTAATAATGCAAATTCTAATCCAACCTCGAACCACAGCATAAACACACGTCAGAGATCTATGAAGCGTCATAGTGTAAGTACATCCTCTAATGGTGGCCTCCCACTGCAGCAGCAAGCACCACCAGGTGCTGTGATTGATGGGGGTTTAAATATCCGTTCACCTAAAGATCATATGCAAAGAAGCGGGTTTTCATCACAATCCCATAGTGGTAACGATCATCCACCGCAGCGCAACTCATTTAAGCACCGCAATGGTGGCTCACATCTACGTGGAGATGGTTCTCACCATCACAATTACAAAGGCAGGCATGATCATGAGCGCGGAAATTCAGATTGGAATGCTCATAGGAATTTTGCTGGCAAAGACACCCACATGCAGCCACAGAGAGTTATCCATAGGTTTATGAGGGGACCTCCACCACCACAGAGTTCTGCCCCATTTATTCCCCCACCAACTGTGCGGCCTTATGGCCGTCCCATTGGTTTCCCTG ATATGCCGCCTCCAATGGTATATGTTGCAGCTCCTTCTCCTGAGTCACTCAGAGGCATGCCTTTTGTAGCACCAATACCGCCTCATGCACTTTTTTTCCATGCTTCTGATCCTCAGTTATATACCCAGATAGTTAATCAGATAGATTATTATTTCAg TAATGAGAATTTAATTAAAGATACATACTTGCGGCAGAACATGGATGACCAGGGCTGGGTTCCTATTAAATTGATAGCAGGCTTCAAAAAA GTCATGCTCTTGACAGAAAATATCCAGCTTATATTGGATGCTGTGCGTACTTCAAATGTTCTGGAAATACAG GGTGACAAAGTAAGAAGGCGCAATGATTGGATGAAATGGATAATATCACCTTCGGTTCATTTTCCTGAGGCTTCAGGTCAACAGACCTCTGGAAAGTCCAGTCAGGATATGCTCGCAGCTCATGTCCAAAGCATGGCACTGGAGGAGAAGACTACCGACCACAGCGGTGCTGGTGGTCAAGCTGATGTTCATGCAGTGGCAATCCATAGTGGATTGCCATCTGGAGATTCGAGCAGCCTGATGCAGCTGTCTGGTGGCAGAATTACTGGAGTCGGTGTTCAAGCCGGTTCAGATCACTCTATTTCAGCATGA